From the Gemmatimonadota bacterium genome, one window contains:
- a CDS encoding amidohydrolase family protein: MVRLRERLRPGSALDRDDIQQLRFGGITFKNGRCSLQIIDAHQHLWDTADLSYPWLEGFDALRQRYGPEDYRAAFEGIDITRSVHIEADPAPGAEVAEVDRLVRIAAEDGMIGAIVPTAPLESEDCEETLERLAADYPMVVGIRRMAWHHEDPAFYSWPSLIEGVKVLPKYGYTFELCANVTQLDAAVTLVRATPEVTHAINHCGGPDIARDGFAPWSEYMNQLAGFPNTVCKISGLVTRAKENWTAEDLKPYIDHLLDIFGFDRVMYGSDWPVCTLAATYRAWFETLVAAVAGVSEEDRRKLFHDNAREFYRLG; encoded by the coding sequence GTGGTCCGGCTACGCGAGCGACTTCGTCCCGGAAGTGCGCTGGATCGAGACGATATTCAACAGTTACGGTTCGGCGGAATAACGTTCAAGAACGGGAGGTGTTCTTTGCAGATCATAGATGCGCATCAGCATCTCTGGGATACGGCCGACCTGAGTTATCCCTGGCTGGAAGGATTCGACGCCCTTCGGCAGCGGTATGGACCGGAGGACTACCGGGCCGCGTTCGAAGGCATCGATATCACCAGGTCCGTACATATCGAAGCGGACCCCGCCCCCGGCGCCGAGGTGGCCGAGGTGGACCGGCTCGTGCGCATAGCTGCCGAGGACGGCATGATCGGCGCGATCGTCCCCACGGCGCCCCTGGAATCGGAGGACTGCGAGGAGACCCTGGAGCGGCTTGCCGCGGACTATCCCATGGTGGTCGGCATTCGCCGCATGGCCTGGCATCACGAAGACCCGGCGTTCTACAGCTGGCCGTCCCTGATCGAAGGCGTCAAGGTGCTGCCGAAGTACGGGTACACCTTTGAACTATGCGCCAACGTCACGCAGCTGGACGCGGCGGTGACCCTTGTTCGCGCGACGCCCGAGGTGACCCACGCCATCAACCACTGCGGGGGACCGGATATCGCGAGGGACGGTTTCGCGCCGTGGTCGGAATACATGAACCAGCTGGCCGGGTTTCCCAACACGGTCTGCAAGATCTCCGGCCTCGTGACCCGGGCGAAGGAAAACTGGACCGCGGAAGACCTGAAACCCTATATCGACCACCTGCTCGACATCTTCGGATTCGACCGGGTGATGTACGGCAGCGACTGGCCGGTCTGTACACTCGCGGCGACCTACCGGGCGTGGTTCGAAACTCTCGTTGCCGCGGTGGCGGGCGTCTCCGAGGAGGACCGCCGCAAGTTGTTCCACGATAATGCCCGGGAGTTTTACCGACTGGGATGA